From a single Ciconia boyciana chromosome 11, ASM3463844v1, whole genome shotgun sequence genomic region:
- the PPARG gene encoding peroxisome proliferator-activated receptor gamma isoform X1, which produces MFLGVSGITMVDTEMPFWPINFGISPVDLSAMDDHTHSFDIKPFTTVDFSSISSPHYEDIPLARTDQTSIDYKYDIKLQDCQSAIKMEPPSPPYFSEKVQLYNKPHEESSNSLMAIECRVCGDKASGFHYGVHACEGCKGFFRRTIRLKLIYDRCDLNCRIHKKSRNKCQYCRFQKCLAVGMSHNAIRFGRMPQAEKEKLLAEISSDIDQLNPESADLRALAKHLYDSYIKSFPLTKAKARAILTGKTTDKSPFVIYDMNSLMMGEDQIKCKHVSPLQEENKEVAIRIFQRCQFRSVEAVQEITEFAKNIPGFVNLDLNDQVTLLKYGVHEIIYTLLASLMNKDGVLISDGQGFMTREFLKSLRKPFCDFMEPKFEFAVKFNALELDDSDLAIFIAVIILSGDRPGLLNVKPIEDIQDNLLQALELQLKLNHPESSQLFAKLLQKMTDLRQIVTEHVQLLQIIKKTETDMSLHPLLQEIYKDLY; this is translated from the exons ggaTTACAATGGTTGACACAGAAATGCCGTTTTGGCCCATTAATTTTGGAATTAGTCCAGTGGATCTGTCTGCGATGGATGATCATACACATTCCTTTGACATAAAGCCATTTACCACTGTTgatttttcaagcatttcttCACCGCACTATGAAGATATTCCTCTTGCAAGAACTGATCAGACAAGCATTGATTATAAATATGATATCAAGCTCCAGGATTGCCAAA GTGCAATCAAAATGGAGCCCCCGTCCCCACcctatttttcagaaaaagttcaGTTATACAATAAACCTCATGAGGAGTCTTCCAACTCCCTCATGGCTATTGAATGCCGTGTGTGTGGGGACAAGGCCTCTGGATTTCATTATGGTGTGCATGCATGTGAGGGTTGTAAG GGCTTTTTTCGAAGAACAATCAGATTAAAGCTAATTTATGACAGGTGTGATCTTAATTGCCGCATCcataagaaaagcagaaataaatgtcaATACTGCAGATTTCAGAAATGCCTTGCCGTGGGAATGTCACATAATG CCATCAGGTTTGGGCGAATGCCACAAGCGGAGAAGGAGAAGCTCTTGGCAGAGATTTCCAGCGACATCGACCAGTTAAACCCTGAATCTGCTGATCTACGAGCACTTGCCAAGCATTTGTATGACTCATACATAAAGTCCTTCCCTCTGACCAAAGCCAAGGCGAGGGCGATCTTGACAGGAAAGACGACAGACAAATCA ccaTTTGTTATTTATGACATGAACTCTTTAATGATGGGAGAAGATCAGATCAAGTGCAAGCATGTGTCACCGCTGCAGGAGGAGAACAAAGAGGTAGCAATTCGCATTTTCCAGCGATGTCAGTTCCGCTCTGTGGAGGCAGTGCAGGAGATCACAGAATTTGCCAAGAACATTCCAGGTTTTGTGAATCTCGACCTGAATGATCAAGTAACTCTCCTGAAATATGGGGTCCATGAGATCATATATACTCTCCTGGCTTCTCTGATGAATAAAGATGGAGTTCTTATATCTGATGGACAAGGATTCATGACGCGGGAGTTTCTGAAGAGCCTGAGAAAACCTTTTTGTGACTTTATGGAGCCCAAGTTTGAGTTTGCTGTGAAGTTTAATGCACTGGAATTAGATGACAGTGACCTGGCAATATTTATAGCTGTCATTATACTAAGTGGAG atcgCCCAGGTTTGTTAAATGTGAAACCCATTGAAGATATACAAGACAATCTGTTGCAAGCTTTGGAGCTCCAGCTGAAGCTGAATCATCCAGAATCATCACAGCTGTTTGCAAAGTTGCTTCAGAAAATGACGGACCTCAGACAGATTGTAACGGAACATGTGCAGCTGTtgcaaataataaagaaaacgGAGACAGATATGAGTCTTCATCCACTCCTACAAGAAATCTATAAAGACTTATATTAA
- the PPARG gene encoding peroxisome proliferator-activated receptor gamma isoform X2: MVDTEMPFWPINFGISPVDLSAMDDHTHSFDIKPFTTVDFSSISSPHYEDIPLARTDQTSIDYKYDIKLQDCQSAIKMEPPSPPYFSEKVQLYNKPHEESSNSLMAIECRVCGDKASGFHYGVHACEGCKGFFRRTIRLKLIYDRCDLNCRIHKKSRNKCQYCRFQKCLAVGMSHNAIRFGRMPQAEKEKLLAEISSDIDQLNPESADLRALAKHLYDSYIKSFPLTKAKARAILTGKTTDKSPFVIYDMNSLMMGEDQIKCKHVSPLQEENKEVAIRIFQRCQFRSVEAVQEITEFAKNIPGFVNLDLNDQVTLLKYGVHEIIYTLLASLMNKDGVLISDGQGFMTREFLKSLRKPFCDFMEPKFEFAVKFNALELDDSDLAIFIAVIILSGDRPGLLNVKPIEDIQDNLLQALELQLKLNHPESSQLFAKLLQKMTDLRQIVTEHVQLLQIIKKTETDMSLHPLLQEIYKDLY, encoded by the exons ATGGTTGACACAGAAATGCCGTTTTGGCCCATTAATTTTGGAATTAGTCCAGTGGATCTGTCTGCGATGGATGATCATACACATTCCTTTGACATAAAGCCATTTACCACTGTTgatttttcaagcatttcttCACCGCACTATGAAGATATTCCTCTTGCAAGAACTGATCAGACAAGCATTGATTATAAATATGATATCAAGCTCCAGGATTGCCAAA GTGCAATCAAAATGGAGCCCCCGTCCCCACcctatttttcagaaaaagttcaGTTATACAATAAACCTCATGAGGAGTCTTCCAACTCCCTCATGGCTATTGAATGCCGTGTGTGTGGGGACAAGGCCTCTGGATTTCATTATGGTGTGCATGCATGTGAGGGTTGTAAG GGCTTTTTTCGAAGAACAATCAGATTAAAGCTAATTTATGACAGGTGTGATCTTAATTGCCGCATCcataagaaaagcagaaataaatgtcaATACTGCAGATTTCAGAAATGCCTTGCCGTGGGAATGTCACATAATG CCATCAGGTTTGGGCGAATGCCACAAGCGGAGAAGGAGAAGCTCTTGGCAGAGATTTCCAGCGACATCGACCAGTTAAACCCTGAATCTGCTGATCTACGAGCACTTGCCAAGCATTTGTATGACTCATACATAAAGTCCTTCCCTCTGACCAAAGCCAAGGCGAGGGCGATCTTGACAGGAAAGACGACAGACAAATCA ccaTTTGTTATTTATGACATGAACTCTTTAATGATGGGAGAAGATCAGATCAAGTGCAAGCATGTGTCACCGCTGCAGGAGGAGAACAAAGAGGTAGCAATTCGCATTTTCCAGCGATGTCAGTTCCGCTCTGTGGAGGCAGTGCAGGAGATCACAGAATTTGCCAAGAACATTCCAGGTTTTGTGAATCTCGACCTGAATGATCAAGTAACTCTCCTGAAATATGGGGTCCATGAGATCATATATACTCTCCTGGCTTCTCTGATGAATAAAGATGGAGTTCTTATATCTGATGGACAAGGATTCATGACGCGGGAGTTTCTGAAGAGCCTGAGAAAACCTTTTTGTGACTTTATGGAGCCCAAGTTTGAGTTTGCTGTGAAGTTTAATGCACTGGAATTAGATGACAGTGACCTGGCAATATTTATAGCTGTCATTATACTAAGTGGAG atcgCCCAGGTTTGTTAAATGTGAAACCCATTGAAGATATACAAGACAATCTGTTGCAAGCTTTGGAGCTCCAGCTGAAGCTGAATCATCCAGAATCATCACAGCTGTTTGCAAAGTTGCTTCAGAAAATGACGGACCTCAGACAGATTGTAACGGAACATGTGCAGCTGTtgcaaataataaagaaaacgGAGACAGATATGAGTCTTCATCCACTCCTACAAGAAATCTATAAAGACTTATATTAA